The Pseudomonas sp. DG56-2 genome contains a region encoding:
- a CDS encoding tyramine oxidase subunit B, which produces MSNNTNIDFIYLSEQDMIRAGVTDMAGCVDTMEEMFGLLYEGDYRMAGPNNDSHGAMVTFPESSPFPKMPKPTADRRLMAMPAYLGGNFCTAGVKWYGSNIANREKGLPRSILMFTLNDPDTGAPLAHMSANLLSAYRTGAIPGVGARHLARKDSKVVGLLGPGVMGKTTLAAFIAVCPLIDTIKIKGRGEKSLNDFISWVEETYPQIVNIHVVQTLEEVVRDSDLVTYCSSGATGDPLAYPEVKREWVKPGAFMAMPASCRLDEGMELPDIRKVLDNTGLYHAWFEELPKPAHNCVPVIGVRFMDMLAEGKLTADELEDIGKIIVGEAPGRKNDKEIIIMSVGGMPVEDVAWGTVVYRNAIAKGIGVKLNLWETPVLS; this is translated from the coding sequence ATGTCTAATAATACAAATATTGATTTTATCTACCTTTCTGAGCAAGACATGATCCGCGCCGGTGTAACCGATATGGCCGGCTGTGTCGATACAATGGAAGAGATGTTTGGTTTGCTATACGAAGGCGACTATCGTATGGCCGGACCTAATAATGACTCGCACGGCGCAATGGTCACTTTCCCTGAAAGCTCGCCATTTCCGAAGATGCCAAAACCGACCGCTGATCGTCGTTTGATGGCCATGCCTGCCTATTTAGGCGGTAATTTTTGCACCGCAGGCGTCAAGTGGTACGGCTCAAACATCGCTAACCGCGAAAAAGGCCTGCCCCGCTCGATTCTGATGTTCACTCTTAATGATCCGGACACCGGTGCGCCGCTTGCGCATATGTCGGCAAACTTGCTTTCGGCCTACCGTACCGGGGCAATTCCGGGGGTTGGCGCTCGCCATTTGGCCCGTAAAGACTCCAAGGTAGTCGGCCTGTTGGGCCCAGGCGTCATGGGTAAAACCACCCTGGCAGCCTTTATTGCCGTGTGCCCACTGATTGATACCATCAAGATTAAAGGACGTGGAGAAAAAAGCCTTAACGACTTTATTTCGTGGGTTGAAGAAACGTACCCACAAATCGTTAACATCCATGTTGTGCAAACCCTGGAAGAAGTAGTGCGGGACTCTGATCTGGTCACTTACTGCAGTTCTGGTGCAACGGGCGACCCGTTGGCTTATCCAGAAGTCAAACGCGAATGGGTCAAGCCAGGTGCCTTCATGGCCATGCCTGCAAGTTGCCGTCTGGATGAAGGAATGGAACTACCGGATATCCGCAAAGTGCTCGATAACACCGGTCTTTATCACGCCTGGTTCGAAGAATTGCCAAAACCTGCGCATAACTGTGTGCCTGTTATTGGCGTGCGCTTCATGGATATGTTGGCGGAAGGAAAGTTAACCGCTGACGAACTTGAAGACATCGGTAAGATTATTGTCGGCGAAGCGCCAGGCCGTAAAAATGATAAAGAAATCATCATTATGTCGGTAGGCGGTATGCCGGTTGAAGACGTTGCCTGGGGCACAGTTGTGTACCGCAATGCCATCGCAAAAGGTATTGGCGTCAAGTTGAATTTGTGGGAAACCCCAGTACTTAGCTAA
- a CDS encoding FAD-binding oxidoreductase produces the protein MAPTIASVHTSSEFPSSTSVVIIGGGIIGLTAALALAERNIPVVVLEKGRLAGEQSSRNLGWVRKTSRHAEDIPLAQASDRLWAQMPERVGADVGYRQAGIMFVGRNETQMAMHEGWLKSVSALELDSHLLSKREIETLVPGGKGNWAGGIYTPSDGRAEPTLASSAIAKAAMAKGALIFEQCAVRTLVTAAGKVSGVVTEKGEISCDQVLLAGGAWSRRFLGNHGVELPTLPLVCSVLRTKPMEGPTDIAVGAPDFSFRKHKDGGFIITQRGKLDAFLTLDHLLLGTRYLPAFRAQRDYLEISFGKPFFKDLALARRWKAANVSPFERVRVQDPKANLSLNNDAMNNLKAAWPIFEHAQIEQAWAGTIDVTPDSIPVIGPVAKIPGLTLATGFSGHGFGTSPAAGQLAADIVSGNQPIIDPAPYRFERFV, from the coding sequence ATGGCACCTACTATTGCCTCAGTGCACACTTCAAGCGAGTTTCCTTCGTCCACGTCAGTTGTGATTATCGGCGGTGGCATCATTGGTTTGACCGCTGCATTAGCACTGGCTGAGCGCAACATTCCAGTGGTTGTCCTGGAAAAAGGCCGTCTGGCGGGAGAGCAATCTTCGCGCAACTTAGGCTGGGTGCGTAAAACCAGCCGCCACGCCGAAGATATTCCTTTGGCGCAGGCCTCGGATCGTTTGTGGGCGCAAATGCCGGAGCGGGTCGGTGCCGATGTTGGTTACCGCCAGGCGGGCATCATGTTCGTTGGCCGCAACGAAACTCAAATGGCCATGCATGAAGGCTGGTTGAAGTCGGTTAGTGCGCTGGAGCTTGACTCGCACTTGCTCAGCAAGCGCGAAATCGAAACCCTGGTACCAGGCGGCAAAGGCAACTGGGCGGGCGGCATTTACACGCCTTCCGACGGCCGTGCCGAGCCAACATTGGCCTCCAGTGCAATTGCCAAAGCGGCAATGGCTAAAGGGGCCCTGATTTTTGAACAGTGTGCCGTGCGCACGCTGGTGACTGCCGCTGGCAAGGTCAGCGGTGTGGTAACCGAGAAAGGCGAGATCAGCTGTGACCAAGTATTGCTCGCAGGCGGTGCCTGGTCGCGCCGCTTTTTAGGTAACCACGGGGTTGAGCTACCGACCTTGCCGTTGGTGTGCTCGGTGCTGCGCACCAAGCCGATGGAGGGGCCAACCGATATCGCCGTCGGTGCGCCAGACTTCTCGTTCCGCAAGCACAAAGACGGTGGCTTCATCATTACCCAGCGCGGCAAGCTCGATGCTTTCCTGACCCTGGATCACTTGTTGCTGGGCACACGTTACTTGCCGGCGTTTCGTGCCCAGCGCGATTATCTGGAGATCTCGTTCGGAAAGCCGTTCTTCAAGGACCTTGCCCTGGCACGGCGCTGGAAGGCGGCGAACGTTTCACCGTTCGAGCGCGTCAGGGTGCAGGACCCTAAAGCCAATCTGTCGCTGAACAATGATGCGATGAACAACCTCAAAGCCGCTTGGCCGATCTTTGAACACGCGCAGATCGAGCAAGCCTGGGCGGGCACTATCGACGTTACCCCGGACTCGATCCCCGTGATCGGGCCGGTCGCCAAGATCCCAGGGCTGACATTAGCCACCGGTTTTTCGGGCCACGGCTTCGGCACCTCGCCAGCAGCGGGGCAACTGGCGGCGGATATCGTCTCAGGCAATCAGCCAATCATCGATCCGGCGCCGTATCGGTTTGAACGCTTCGTATGA
- a CDS encoding nitronate monooxygenase family protein encodes MSYPSLQTPLAKSLGCRYPLICLAGPQVDQAEFAAAIGNAGGLGCIQTARVTSAQLQQQVLAYQALSQRPFAAILDCTCTARSLHNEQIQACLTLQVPIVILAPTVQSSVIEQFKRAGVQVLQQVKQSRQAIHAMEAGADALIAQADRSSPNLAYELALLNNAPVIAAGGIRTGNAVVAALGRGAQGVLCQLTGYAIDNFQAREHYAGRLAQLVDEAKVCMALEGGECDGRFNRSMEMAMAYRARKGSVAAQVGLGEGGIV; translated from the coding sequence ATGTCTTACCCGTCGCTGCAAACCCCGCTGGCAAAATCCCTCGGTTGCCGCTACCCGCTCATTTGCCTGGCAGGGCCGCAGGTCGACCAAGCCGAGTTTGCAGCTGCCATCGGCAATGCCGGTGGTTTGGGCTGCATACAGACGGCGAGGGTAACGAGCGCTCAGCTACAGCAGCAGGTTCTTGCCTACCAAGCCCTCAGCCAACGTCCATTTGCGGCGATCCTCGACTGCACGTGTACCGCACGATCGCTACATAACGAACAGATCCAGGCGTGCCTAACGTTGCAGGTACCCATCGTGATACTCGCGCCAACTGTGCAGAGCAGTGTGATCGAGCAGTTCAAACGCGCAGGCGTGCAGGTACTGCAGCAGGTCAAGCAATCCAGACAAGCCATACATGCGATGGAGGCGGGTGCCGATGCGCTTATTGCCCAAGCAGATCGAAGCAGTCCCAACCTCGCTTATGAACTGGCCCTGTTGAATAACGCTCCGGTCATCGCCGCAGGCGGAATACGGACCGGCAACGCAGTGGTCGCGGCATTGGGCCGTGGCGCGCAAGGGGTGCTGTGCCAGTTGACCGGATACGCCATCGACAACTTCCAGGCGCGAGAGCATTACGCGGGGCGGCTGGCGCAACTGGTGGATGAAGCGAAGGTGTGCATGGCGCTGGAGGGCGGAGAGTGTGATGGCCGCTTCAATCGATCGATGGAAATGGCGATGGCGTACCGTGCGCGCAAGGGGTCGGTGGCGGCGCAGGTGGGGCTGGGAGAGGGTGGAATTGTGTAA
- a CDS encoding carboxylate-amine ligase yields the protein MSAKGVVQRFGIEEEYFITDLKTRRMLAAPDEPVLAACREALEGGFAYEMFQGQVELASPVFTQTDQAAEYMSKARARLDQALAEHGLGFICAGAHPLADWREQQQTPQSHFRELFAEFALVARRSVLSGLHVHAEIPAGVDRIAVMNEVLPWTPLLLALSTSSPFWDGVNSGYMSYRQALCDEWPRMGIPEHLANETAFAQYLDTLRQAGAIAAKANVWWAIRPSLSFPTLELRMTDACPRLADALLLAGLFRVMVHHACCQAQPGSGYTAPIGWLLKENRAQARRWGRHGRYVLAPASDALTLEQWLDQASDTFDSSAQALGEEGLFDQARRLLRAGTSAERQLRCFDVAAHTPSPLMAVAEQLLEESRQAL from the coding sequence ATGAGCGCCAAGGGTGTTGTTCAACGCTTTGGAATCGAGGAGGAATACTTCATCACCGACCTCAAGACCCGACGCATGCTGGCAGCACCGGATGAACCTGTGCTTGCAGCTTGCCGGGAAGCTTTGGAGGGCGGTTTTGCCTACGAAATGTTCCAGGGCCAAGTCGAGCTGGCTTCGCCGGTGTTCACCCAAACCGATCAAGCCGCCGAATACATGAGCAAGGCGCGCGCGCGGCTCGATCAAGCATTGGCCGAGCATGGCCTGGGGTTCATCTGCGCCGGCGCCCATCCGCTTGCCGACTGGCGTGAACAACAGCAAACACCGCAAAGCCACTTTCGTGAACTGTTTGCCGAGTTTGCCCTGGTTGCACGGCGCAGCGTGTTGTCTGGTCTGCATGTTCACGCCGAAATCCCCGCAGGGGTCGACCGTATCGCGGTAATGAACGAAGTACTGCCCTGGACGCCGCTGTTGCTGGCCCTGAGCACGTCTTCACCGTTCTGGGACGGCGTGAACAGCGGCTACATGAGCTATCGCCAGGCGCTCTGCGATGAATGGCCACGCATGGGCATCCCAGAACATCTGGCCAATGAAACGGCATTCGCTCAGTACCTCGACACACTCCGGCAAGCGGGCGCCATCGCCGCCAAGGCCAATGTGTGGTGGGCGATCAGACCTTCTTTGAGCTTTCCCACCCTGGAACTGCGCATGACCGATGCTTGTCCACGGTTGGCTGACGCGCTACTGCTGGCAGGGCTGTTTCGGGTAATGGTCCACCACGCCTGTTGTCAGGCGCAACCGGGTAGTGGCTACACCGCGCCGATAGGTTGGTTACTCAAAGAAAATCGTGCCCAGGCTCGCCGCTGGGGACGCCATGGACGCTATGTGCTCGCACCTGCCAGCGATGCGCTGACACTCGAGCAGTGGCTGGATCAGGCCAGCGATACCTTCGATTCGAGCGCTCAAGCGTTGGGCGAGGAGGGGTTGTTCGACCAAGCCCGACGGCTGTTGCGCGCAGGGACCAGCGCCGAGCGGCAACTGCGTTGCTTTGATGTTGCTGCCCACACCCCGTCGCCGTTAATGGCAGTGGCCGAGCAATTACTTGAGGAAAGTCGCCAAGCCCTTTGA
- a CDS encoding serine hydrolase: MLVFLISSRTLLFFSRSGKLISSNVNGGITLIVEEVLMLPRTIKRQSTHAVSVLALSIAALGLTHSGLSLADGQTAHCGVPGLKVCPQPFDKTLPDPHNMLTWDQPTRVVGFRNTYRLYEGDVFSNQGAKPSPLSASNTPLPAISYAMDGTTYNINNYITNQNVTGLLILKDGKVAYEYYGKGNTENTLWTSRSVAKSVVSVLVGVAIKEGKIKSVNDKITLYIPELKGTAWQDVTLHQLLQHTSGVVWDENYASPDSDFSHMTQCEAKPAPYDCVFNLVKSVKRKPGVQPGEIWSYNTGGAWLVGRVLENATGMTIAKYLESRVWSRYGMQQDGVWHALVKDKVDMGGHGFNAALRDWGRFGQFVLSGGQLPSGEKILPADWIARSTHWTTAKGSVTPSAPKGQYGYQWWYSAPTPDANAEPKKTATSEQTFWALGIYGQTIAINPAEKLVMVQWSTWKHAETPSSLYDEQALFVNAVSEALDSKQ; this comes from the coding sequence TTGTTAGTTTTTTTAATATCTAGCCGGACTTTATTGTTCTTTTCCCGTTCCGGCAAGTTGATAAGCTCGAACGTGAATGGCGGAATAACATTGATAGTCGAGGAAGTACTGATGTTACCAAGAACAATAAAAAGGCAATCCACCCACGCTGTATCGGTATTGGCACTGAGCATCGCTGCATTGGGATTAACACACAGTGGTCTCAGCCTGGCTGACGGACAAACCGCACATTGCGGCGTTCCGGGACTGAAAGTTTGCCCACAACCTTTCGACAAAACGCTACCCGACCCGCACAACATGCTGACCTGGGATCAACCCACACGGGTAGTGGGTTTTCGCAACACTTACCGCTTGTACGAAGGCGATGTATTCAGCAATCAAGGCGCCAAACCTTCGCCTTTATCAGCGTCCAACACCCCATTACCAGCCATTAGCTACGCAATGGATGGCACTACCTACAACATCAATAACTACATCACTAACCAGAACGTCACCGGGCTATTGATTCTCAAGGATGGAAAGGTCGCCTACGAGTATTACGGTAAGGGCAATACCGAAAACACCCTGTGGACCTCGCGTTCAGTTGCTAAATCGGTGGTCAGCGTGTTGGTGGGTGTGGCGATAAAGGAAGGCAAAATCAAGTCGGTAAACGACAAAATCACCCTTTATATCCCTGAACTTAAAGGAACAGCTTGGCAAGATGTGACGTTGCACCAACTGCTACAGCACACCTCAGGCGTGGTCTGGGATGAAAACTACGCGTCACCTGACTCCGATTTCTCCCATATGACTCAGTGTGAAGCCAAGCCTGCGCCATACGATTGCGTATTCAACTTGGTCAAATCAGTGAAACGCAAACCAGGGGTACAGCCGGGCGAAATCTGGTCCTACAACACCGGCGGCGCCTGGCTGGTGGGCCGTGTACTGGAAAACGCTACAGGCATGACTATCGCCAAATACCTTGAAAGCCGCGTATGGAGCCGTTATGGCATGCAGCAAGATGGCGTCTGGCATGCGTTGGTCAAGGACAAAGTCGACATGGGTGGCCACGGTTTCAACGCAGCACTGCGTGACTGGGGCCGCTTTGGCCAGTTCGTGCTCAGCGGCGGCCAGTTACCGTCAGGTGAGAAGATTTTGCCTGCAGACTGGATTGCACGTTCGACGCACTGGACGACTGCCAAGGGTTCGGTAACACCATCAGCGCCCAAGGGTCAGTACGGATACCAATGGTGGTACTCCGCACCGACACCTGACGCCAATGCCGAGCCAAAGAAAACCGCCACCAGCGAACAAACGTTTTGGGCATTGGGGATTTATGGCCAGACCATCGCGATCAATCCAGCGGAGAAATTGGTCATGGTGCAATGGTCGACGTGGAAGCATGCAGAAACACCGAGTTCGCTGTACGACGAGCAGGCGCTGTTTGTGAACGCTGTGAGTGAAGCGTTGGACTCAAAGCAGTGA
- a CDS encoding efflux RND transporter periplasmic adaptor subunit — protein sequence MPKLSLSLNRHDLSIFVAALVLLIAALSWIVLDSDVVSTEDAYVQGNVVQVTSQVGGTVIGIEADTTDHVESGRVLVRLNPVDAQIRYKRAEAALARATRQARTQYLQVQQLDAELDQRRNDLAKARADLARRQQLVAIGAVSKEEIRHAEVIAQNARSALVVSQQVLAQRRALVDGTHLESHPEVLAAAADLRDAYIALLRTTIAAPVAGTVTQRGVQAGQHISPGLALMSVVPLDSLWVNANFKESQLEHLRIGQPVILTSEVYGTNVEYHGSVAGLDAGTGSAFSLLPAQNATGNWIKVTQRVPVRITLQGAELLRQPLRIGMTMHAKVDTRDHRGTQVSSAIALDDSYQTHVFDQEMREADRRVAQVIHANTTTQAALAGR from the coding sequence ATGCCCAAGCTTTCCCTGTCGCTCAACAGACACGACCTATCCATTTTCGTTGCCGCCCTTGTGCTGCTGATCGCTGCGTTATCGTGGATCGTATTGGACTCCGACGTTGTAAGTACCGAGGATGCCTATGTGCAGGGTAACGTGGTACAGGTAACCAGTCAGGTTGGCGGTACGGTGATCGGGATCGAAGCCGATACCACCGACCATGTCGAATCTGGCCGGGTGTTGGTACGCCTTAATCCCGTGGATGCCCAGATCCGCTACAAGCGTGCTGAAGCTGCATTGGCGCGTGCCACCCGCCAGGCCCGAACTCAGTACCTGCAGGTGCAGCAACTCGATGCGGAGCTTGATCAGCGCCGCAATGACCTGGCCAAGGCCCGCGCTGACCTCGCCCGGCGTCAACAGCTGGTAGCCATTGGCGCCGTTTCAAAGGAAGAGATCCGTCATGCCGAGGTCATCGCCCAGAACGCTCGGTCTGCCCTGGTTGTTTCTCAGCAGGTACTGGCCCAGCGCCGTGCTCTGGTCGATGGCACCCACTTGGAAAGCCACCCCGAAGTGCTCGCGGCAGCTGCCGACTTGCGCGACGCCTATATCGCCCTGTTGCGCACGACCATAGCCGCGCCGGTCGCGGGCACAGTAACCCAGCGCGGGGTGCAGGCAGGCCAGCACATCAGCCCGGGTTTGGCCTTGATGTCGGTGGTTCCACTGGATTCATTGTGGGTCAACGCCAACTTCAAGGAGTCGCAGCTTGAACACCTGCGCATTGGCCAGCCGGTAATACTGACGTCAGAAGTCTACGGCACCAATGTTGAATATCACGGCAGCGTTGCCGGCCTCGATGCTGGTACCGGCAGTGCTTTCTCGCTGCTGCCTGCACAGAATGCGACAGGGAATTGGATCAAGGTCACCCAGCGCGTACCGGTGCGTATTACCCTGCAAGGCGCCGAACTGCTGCGGCAGCCGCTACGCATTGGCATGACCATGCACGCCAAGGTCGATACCCGCGATCACCGGGGTACGCAAGTGAGCAGCGCAATTGCCTTGGACGACTCTTATCAGACCCATGTCTTTGACCAAGAAATGCGTGAGGCCGATCGCCGCGTCGCGCAGGTCATTCATGCCAACACCACCACTCAGGCCGCTTTGGCGGGCCGGTAA
- a CDS encoding universal stress protein → MSQLSHILVATDLSASARHAAERAALLSKELAASLDLLYVANPAPFERLKQIVAPDDDLLAKALSSAKEKAHEQADSLFQRYDVSAGSHVVPGSVITEITRVVQDKRINLLVCGAKGQSVVRHLLLGSTVQRMLNRMLCPLLVVKQAPRREYRTLLVPVDFSPSSLRAIKLAKAIAPQAEIILLHVFEAPFEGSMRFAHVDHDTLTHYRNVIKKDAIQQLAALSEAAGVPDARQVVVHGDAAWRIVEQEQELDCDLIVIGKQGESALEELLVGSITKHVLSESQGDVLVSL, encoded by the coding sequence ATGTCCCAGTTGAGCCATATACTGGTTGCCACCGACCTGTCCGCCTCGGCCCGTCACGCGGCAGAGCGCGCGGCATTATTGAGCAAGGAGTTGGCGGCTTCGCTGGATTTGCTCTATGTTGCCAATCCTGCCCCGTTCGAGCGTCTCAAGCAGATTGTTGCGCCTGATGACGACCTGCTGGCCAAGGCCCTTTCCAGTGCCAAAGAAAAAGCCCACGAGCAGGCTGACAGCCTGTTCCAGCGCTACGACGTCAGCGCGGGCAGCCATGTTGTGCCAGGTTCGGTCATCACCGAAATTACCCGTGTGGTGCAGGACAAACGCATCAACCTGCTGGTCTGTGGCGCCAAGGGCCAGAGCGTGGTTCGTCACTTGTTGCTGGGCTCGACTGTCCAGCGCATGCTCAACCGCATGCTTTGCCCGCTACTGGTAGTCAAACAGGCGCCACGTCGGGAGTACCGTACCTTGTTGGTTCCGGTTGATTTCTCGCCGTCGTCCCTACGTGCGATCAAGCTGGCCAAGGCCATTGCGCCACAGGCCGAAATCATTCTGTTGCACGTGTTCGAAGCACCCTTCGAGGGCAGTATGCGTTTCGCCCATGTAGACCATGACACCCTCACCCACTACCGCAACGTGATCAAGAAGGACGCGATACAGCAGCTTGCTGCTTTGAGCGAAGCGGCTGGGGTGCCCGATGCGCGGCAGGTGGTGGTGCATGGTGACGCTGCCTGGCGAATCGTCGAGCAGGAACAGGAGTTGGACTGCGACCTGATCGTGATAGGCAAGCAAGGTGAAAGTGCACTGGAAGAGCTGTTGGTAGGCAGCATCACCAAGCACGTACTCAGTGAATCCCAAGGCGACGTGCTGGTATCGCTGTAA
- a CDS encoding MFS transporter produces the protein MSLRYALLAIIFLLNLVEFLQIGMVSFAAAPIRGEIDASPEEYSFIAALYACVAVVMIAKKHWFIERMGLRHYVHASIVVHIAGCLMCAASHDLGMFTAGRVIMALGGAAFMTTARVLVHQLPAGSVRFGGVKAFFAGLAVGTGLAPLLASLAVTEDHWQTMFWLLIAVTVTVAILACRCLPADAHADDARSPSNLGRILLLAVASFFLLYLLQRSYYNFYDDRAIFGIFCALAGFALYSYFHAEHRNEKPLLMVRELWQKPRFVFGVAVFSFAYVVQGANNFILPAFLQTGMGYAWETIGKQQSLGLAMTVVTWAVMLRIINTHPGSKKFHIAGFIALGSFAWLLAHVAPDTDLVGHILPALALNGCFIMLVIPTTAIQAFADVAHDDKLFAHAQQVKNMLREIFTALGTCLATLFSQWRSTEQYNLLNLRLTHADAAFGSYVDTLARHFGQNHESAQAGKMALIYVGQQVNQQISYLVGIEYFTAIAALAVVCTVLIAWQNIFR, from the coding sequence ATGAGCCTTCGGTACGCCTTGTTAGCGATCATCTTTTTGCTCAACCTTGTCGAGTTTCTGCAGATCGGTATGGTGTCATTCGCTGCTGCGCCGATTCGTGGCGAAATCGATGCCAGTCCCGAGGAGTACAGCTTCATTGCTGCCCTGTATGCGTGCGTTGCCGTGGTCATGATTGCCAAGAAGCACTGGTTCATCGAACGCATGGGGCTGCGCCATTATGTTCACGCTTCGATTGTGGTGCACATCGCGGGCTGCCTGATGTGTGCGGCAAGTCATGACCTTGGGATGTTCACCGCGGGGCGGGTGATCATGGCCCTGGGCGGCGCAGCATTCATGACTACTGCTAGAGTGCTGGTACACCAGTTGCCCGCTGGATCGGTGCGCTTTGGTGGGGTCAAGGCGTTCTTCGCAGGGCTCGCCGTAGGCACCGGATTGGCGCCGTTGCTGGCGTCTCTGGCAGTCACCGAGGACCATTGGCAAACAATGTTCTGGCTGCTAATTGCGGTTACCGTTACGGTGGCAATATTGGCTTGCCGGTGTTTGCCAGCAGATGCCCATGCCGACGACGCGCGCAGCCCATCTAATCTTGGGCGCATCTTGTTGTTGGCGGTGGCGTCGTTCTTTCTGCTGTATCTACTCCAGCGTTCGTATTACAACTTTTATGACGACCGCGCGATATTCGGGATCTTTTGCGCTTTAGCGGGTTTTGCCCTTTACAGCTATTTTCATGCCGAGCACCGCAATGAAAAGCCACTGCTTATGGTGCGGGAGCTGTGGCAGAAGCCTCGGTTTGTGTTCGGTGTGGCTGTATTCAGCTTCGCCTATGTCGTGCAAGGTGCGAACAACTTCATACTGCCGGCCTTCCTGCAAACCGGCATGGGCTATGCCTGGGAAACTATCGGCAAGCAGCAGTCGTTGGGCCTGGCGATGACGGTAGTAACGTGGGCAGTGATGCTACGCATCATCAATACCCATCCCGGGTCGAAGAAATTCCACATTGCCGGCTTCATCGCTCTGGGCAGCTTCGCGTGGCTATTGGCGCATGTCGCGCCCGACACCGATCTCGTCGGACACATTCTGCCGGCACTGGCGCTTAACGGCTGTTTCATTATGTTGGTGATTCCCACTACAGCAATCCAGGCCTTCGCCGACGTGGCCCACGACGACAAGTTGTTTGCCCATGCGCAGCAGGTCAAGAACATGCTGCGCGAAATCTTCACGGCCCTGGGCACCTGCCTGGCCACGTTGTTTTCCCAATGGCGAAGCACTGAGCAATATAACCTGCTCAACCTGCGCCTGACCCATGCCGATGCGGCCTTTGGCAGCTATGTCGATACCCTGGCCCGGCATTTTGGCCAAAACCACGAGAGTGCACAGGCCGGGAAAATGGCTCTGATTTATGTCGGCCAACAAGTTAACCAGCAAATCAGTTATCTGGTGGGGATCGAATACTTCACTGCCATTGCGGCGCTTGCGGTGGTCTGTACGGTGTTGATTGCCTGGCAAAACATATTCCGTTGA
- a CDS encoding LysR family transcriptional regulator, whose product MPSDRLPPLNAIRAFEAAARLGSYVSASRALHVTQPAIGRHVKNLEDWLGVQLLERTPRGVTLTAAGLEFHQAASQALKLLADAGSRVARRQQERWLRILCVPAFASRWLTPHIDALRRLRPGLKLAIEPNASFTSVDARQADLGIGYGLPGEHVGVFLTMIKPQVFPVCSPAYLATLSCKSPQVQDLPSCNLIHVDDGSWWNSWFAAQQFPLKVSSNASHMSNDIALNLASRGHGIALATEVLVKDELADGALVRITEAAVVLETYQVLTPPQPLSEDAEWFIEWLNEALREEFPQAAIEYN is encoded by the coding sequence ATGCCCAGCGACCGGCTTCCCCCACTCAATGCGATTCGTGCCTTCGAGGCAGCCGCCCGGCTGGGCAGTTATGTCTCCGCGTCTCGAGCCCTGCACGTCACTCAGCCAGCCATTGGCCGGCATGTGAAAAACCTTGAGGACTGGCTGGGAGTGCAACTGCTCGAGCGCACGCCACGCGGCGTCACTCTCACTGCAGCCGGGCTTGAGTTCCATCAGGCTGCGTCCCAAGCGTTGAAACTTCTCGCCGATGCTGGCTCGCGAGTCGCACGCCGGCAGCAAGAGCGCTGGCTACGTATTCTGTGTGTGCCAGCGTTTGCTTCGCGATGGCTGACTCCGCATATCGATGCATTGCGCCGCTTACGTCCCGGCCTGAAGCTTGCCATCGAGCCCAATGCATCATTCACTTCGGTAGACGCTCGCCAGGCAGACTTGGGCATCGGCTATGGCTTGCCGGGAGAGCACGTCGGAGTGTTTCTGACCATGATCAAGCCGCAGGTTTTCCCGGTCTGTTCGCCGGCGTACCTGGCAACGTTGTCGTGCAAATCACCGCAAGTACAGGACTTGCCGAGCTGTAACCTGATTCACGTCGACGACGGTTCTTGGTGGAACAGCTGGTTTGCGGCGCAGCAGTTTCCGCTAAAGGTCAGTTCAAATGCCTCACACATGAGCAACGATATTGCATTGAATTTAGCCTCGCGCGGTCATGGAATTGCCTTAGCAACCGAAGTATTGGTCAAGGATGAGTTGGCAGACGGCGCCTTGGTGCGTATTACCGAGGCAGCAGTCGTACTCGAAACCTATCAAGTGCTCACTCCACCACAGCCGCTTTCGGAAGATGCTGAATGGTTTATTGAGTGGTTGAATGAGGCCTTGCGTGAGGAATTTCCCCAAGCTGCCATTGAATATAACTGA
- a CDS encoding RidA family protein yields the protein MTEIIKVKTGSKYEEMGSYSRLVAVDNWIYVSNTAGRHPETKLISEDVVEQTRQVFNNIEAALKAVDSSLADVICSRVFIQDPADVATVMTLIGEKFKGINPASTVTCPPLGSTVYKVELEVTAYRNASRANVVEINLAK from the coding sequence ATGACCGAAATCATCAAGGTTAAAACCGGCTCCAAGTACGAAGAAATGGGCAGTTATTCGCGCCTGGTCGCAGTCGATAACTGGATCTACGTGTCTAACACCGCAGGTCGACACCCCGAAACCAAGCTGATCTCCGAAGACGTGGTTGAACAGACTCGTCAGGTGTTCAACAACATCGAAGCGGCGCTCAAGGCTGTGGATTCCAGCCTCGCCGACGTGATCTGCTCGCGTGTGTTTATTCAAGATCCTGCAGACGTGGCGACGGTCATGACCCTGATAGGCGAAAAGTTCAAGGGAATCAACCCGGCCAGCACCGTGACGTGCCCACCGTTGGGTTCCACGGTTTACAAAGTCGAGTTGGAAGTTACTGCCTACCGCAATGCATCACGTGCCAATGTAGTGGAAATCAATCTAGCGAAATAG